In Gemmatimonadaceae bacterium, a genomic segment contains:
- a CDS encoding four helix bundle protein — MANFRKLRVWQSAEALAIDAHRIATRMRGGRSATLRDQLERAAMSVPTNIVEGSAHASPAEFGRFLRYALASATEVEGHAQLARDLGLMTEHDFAALLGRVVDVRMMLHGLLKSLAPPAGKQRQRSPNERVLVNGEREAGSGKR; from the coding sequence ATGGCCAACTTCAGAAAACTCCGCGTGTGGCAATCGGCCGAAGCGCTGGCGATCGACGCCCATCGAATTGCGACGCGAATGCGCGGGGGACGAAGTGCAACGCTTCGCGACCAGCTCGAGCGGGCTGCGATGTCAGTACCGACGAACATTGTCGAAGGCAGCGCTCACGCGAGCCCAGCTGAGTTCGGGCGATTCCTCCGCTACGCGCTGGCGTCCGCAACGGAAGTAGAGGGCCACGCTCAACTCGCGCGTGACCTGGGGCTGATGACCGAGCATGATTTTGCCGCCCTGCTCGGCCGTGTTGTCGACGTCCGTATGATGCTTCACGGTCTCCTCAAAAGCCTCGCTCCGCCGGCCGGCAAACAACGCCAACGGTCACCGAATGAACGGGTATTGGTTAACGGCGAACGGGAAGCGGGTAGCGGTAAACGGTGA